A window from Vulcanimicrobium alpinum encodes these proteins:
- a CDS encoding coenzyme F420-0:L-glutamate ligase, whose translation MIPVAVREPGIPDGLIAIPVRTRLIAPGDDLTVLVGESVRGIARPGDVVAVAETAVAIAQSRFIPAEYIRPSRLALALSRRAGALATINQPESLQLVIDDVGAANVVRAAIAHVLAALRGKRGVFYEILGEAIAAIDGYTGTLPPYERAIVLGPAEPDRVASELAAALGVHVAIIDANDLHRAKTLGASPQLDRGAVERALLGNPHGNGDEQTPLVVLTWRGDGPSPLAAP comes from the coding sequence ATGATTCCGGTCGCAGTCCGCGAGCCGGGGATCCCCGACGGGCTCATCGCGATCCCCGTGCGCACGCGGCTGATCGCCCCGGGCGACGATCTCACGGTGCTGGTCGGCGAGTCCGTGCGCGGGATCGCGCGCCCGGGCGACGTCGTCGCGGTCGCCGAGACGGCGGTCGCGATCGCGCAGTCGCGTTTCATCCCCGCCGAGTACATCCGCCCCTCGAGGCTCGCGCTCGCGCTCTCGCGCCGGGCCGGGGCGCTCGCGACGATCAATCAGCCCGAATCGCTGCAGCTGGTGATCGACGACGTCGGCGCGGCGAACGTGGTGCGCGCCGCGATCGCGCACGTGCTCGCCGCGCTGCGCGGAAAGCGCGGCGTGTTCTACGAGATCCTCGGCGAGGCGATCGCGGCGATCGACGGGTACACCGGCACCCTGCCGCCGTACGAACGCGCGATCGTCCTCGGCCCGGCCGAGCCCGATCGTGTCGCGTCGGAGCTCGCCGCGGCGCTCGGCGTGCACGTCGCGATCATCGACGCCAACGATCTGCACCGCGCGAAGACGCTCGGTGCGTCGCCGCAGCTCGACCGCGGCGCGGTGGAGCGCGCGCTGCTCGGCAACCCGCACGGCAACGGCGACGAGCAGACGCCGCTGGTCGTGCTCACGTGGCGCGGGGACGGGCCAAGCCCGCTGGCGGCACCGTGA